In [Limnothrix rosea] IAM M-220, the genomic stretch CGACAGCCTTAGGCATTAGTTCCTTTGTGATTTCCTATTACATTGTGATTAATGAAATCCTTGAATTGCCAAGTATCGCTGTATTGCTTGTCAGTCTTGGGTTTTTCGGTATTGGTGTCCTTGGTCTGAGCTATGGTCTCCTCTCCACATCTTGGGATGAGGAACGCACTGGTAGTCTTCTTGGCGGTGATGAATTTGTCCTAAATTTAGGTCGCATGGTGAAGGCATGGAAGGCAAGCCGACAGGAGGCTCGCAGCAAATCTTAAAGTTTTAACCCTTGGTTTTTTAGGGTTTCCGAGTTTAAATATCTCGTATATGCTTTGTCGGCTGTCAAAATTTTCTCTAGGATCAATGTATTCATCGATATTGAGAACAATGGCGATCGCCGACAAGTTATTTTTTATAGCGTCATCATAGAAAAACAAAATCAAGTTTT encodes the following:
- a CDS encoding PAM68 family protein; translation: MPSEPPREPLPFEPRQTKKKTPKKEPVAAAKPAKTSTKTDNRRQNRRDNRDSGTIPEAVSQRMIRRMAFFCGIPTALGISSFVISYYIVINEILELPSIAVLLVSLGFFGIGVLGLSYGLLSTSWDEERTGSLLGGDEFVLNLGRMVKAWKASRQEARSKS